The Staphylococcus saprophyticus subsp. saprophyticus ATCC 15305 = NCTC 7292 genome contains the following window.
ATGGTTTAGATGAACTTAAACACGTTGCAAATCAAACTACATATTCTAATAATGAGGATGGCATTGGACGTTATTTAAACGACTATTTCCAATTAAATATGCCTTATGAAGAATCAGTAAAATCTAGTATAGAATCATAGATAGATACTTAAGGAGGCTTTTCATTATGAATAAAATTGTAGTAGTAGGTGCAGTTGCAGGTGGTGCAACGGTAGCCAGTCAAATTAGAAGACTTGATCAAGAAAGCGAAATTGTTGTCTTTGAAAAAGATAGAGATATGAGTTTTGCTAATTGTGCCCTGCCTTATTATTTAGGTAACGTGGTAGATTCGCGCAATAAGGTGCTTGAAGCAACACCTGAATCATTTTATGAAGCTAAAAATATTGTTGTCAAACCTTGTCACAAAGTAACATCAATCAATGACACAGAGAATACAATTACTGTCTATGATCGTATACAGGATACGTATTTTGAGACACATTATGATACTTTAATATTAAGTCCTGGCTGTAGTGCCAATTCATTAAATTTAGATAGTCCTATTGCGTTTACATTAAGAAACATGGAAGATACAGATGCAATTGAAACATTCATCAAAGAAAATCAAGTTAAAAACGCACTTGTCGTAGGTACTGGATATATCGGTCTTGAAATTTTAGATAATCTATATGAAAGAGGTATCTCCCCTACACTCATCCATCGTTCAACACATATTAATAAACTAATGGATCAAGACATGAATCAAGCAATCCTCGATGAAATGGATAAGAGAGATATTCATTATAGATTCAACGAAGAAATTTCAAAAGTTGTGGGCAATGCAGTGCATTTTGAATCTGGTAAAGTTGAAAATTATGACCTAATTATCGAAGGCGTTGGTGTTAAACCAAACTCAGAATTTATAAAAAATTCAAACGTTACTTTAGATGATAAAGGCTATATTCCAGTAAACGACCAATTTCAAACGAACATTCCAAATATTTATGCACTAGGTGATATCATTACGTCCCATTATCGCCATGTTGATTTAAATGCACACGTTCCTTTAGCTTGGGGTGCACATCGTGGTGCTAGTGTCATCGCCGAACAATTAGCTGGTGATCACAAGATACACTTTAAAGGTTATTTAGGCTCAAATATCGTAAAATTCTTCGATTATACATTTGCTAGTGTCGGTGTATCACCGAAAGAGCTTTCAAATTTTGATTATGCAATGGTCGAAGCAAATCAAGGTGAACATGCCGGTTATTACCCAGGAAATACCAAGCTGCACTTACGCGTTTACTTTGATAAGACAAATCGACGTATCATTCGTGCTGCAGCAGTAGGTATGAAAGGTGTCGACAAACGTATTGATGTACTATCAATGGCTATGATGCATAAACTCACTATCGATGAATTAGTTGAATTTGAAGTAGCTTATGCACCACCATACAGTAGACCCAAAGATATTATTAATATGATAGGTTATAAAGCACGAAATAAATAACTATATAAATAAAAGCCGTACATTTCCTAATGGAATTGTACGGCTTTTATTATTGTTATACACTTACGTTTATAAACCAAACATTTGCGTAATTGGACCCATAGGTAAAATAATACCTATAATCATCGTTAAGATGATTACTACAATCGTCGTCCACATTAAGCCATGACTAGGTTGCCCTTTTTTACGTTTAGTAATTGTTACTTCCATTAATGCAACTACAGCCACACCACATATCATTTTCAATGTAAGTAACATGTGCCCACCAGCAGCTCCTGATGAAAATGATTGAATCCAAACCCAAAATCCAGAAATTAAGACTAATAGCATAAATAGTCTTAATAGCATATGAATTGGTTTGAAATATGGTGATGCACCTTGTTTTTCTGAAAAATTAAAATAAGCAGCAAAGAACAAGATGATTAATAAAACCCAACTAGCAATATGCATATGTAACATACTTGATTACCCCCACACAATTTTTACTTCAAAAATATATAAAACAGAAGTATGTTGTCCCCTTTTAACTTTGAAGTCAAAAGATTACATCTCTTATCATACTCAATATAACTGTACAATTCAAAAAAACTACATTACTAATTTACAAAAAAATAAAACTGGTTAACCCGCCATGGATTAACCAGTTAACAATAATCAATGATTATTTATCTGCAATAAAGTTAGTTAACGTACCAATATTATCTATTGTTACCTTAATTTCATCACCAGGTTGTAAGAATTGCGGTGGATTCATACCTGCACCAACACCCGCTGGTGTGCCAGTCGCAATAATATCTCCTGGATGTAATGCTACATATTTTGAAATTTCTTCGATTAATTCATCAATTTTAAGAATCATTTGACCTGTATTGCCATCTTGACGAATATCATTGTTAACTTTGGTTACAATATTGACATCTTCTGGCGTAGGTAATTCATCTTTTGTTACAATATATGGTCCTACAGGGCAACCCCCTGTTAAACTTTTAGATAAGAATGCTTGGTCCTGTGCATTTTGAGCTTTACGGTCTGTTATATCATTAATAATTGTATAACCATAAACATAATCTAAAGCGAGACCTTTAGGTATTTTCTCACCAGATTTGCCAATGACAATACCAAGCTCACCTTCATAGTCTAGTTGATCCGTAATATCTTTATGATTTGGTATCGTGCTATTATCACCAGTTAATGACGAAGCAGCTTTAGTAAAAACATACAAACGTTGTACTTCGTGATTTAACTCATTCGCATGATCTTGATAATTACGTCCAAAGGCAATTACATTATTAGTTGGCGTGACTGGTGGTAAAAATTCAATGTCGCTAAACTGAACTTTGTAATCTTCACCTTTACCACTGTCTTCCGCTGCAACAACCGCTTTACGAACTTGTTCTTGAAAATCTACGACTTGATTTTGTTGAAGACCATTTAATAACGTTTTAGGGTGAAATGAACCTTCAGCAAAATCTGCAAATACTTTCTTCAAGTCCCATGCAGCTTCTTCACGTTTTACTTTCACACCATATGATGTCTGTCCTTCATGTCTGAATGATAGGAATTTCATTCATTATCAGCTCCTCATCTATATCTTATTTCATATTATAACTATATTTACCACTAAATAACAAATATATAACTAGTATAAGCCAAAAATTCAGACCTTTTACCTAAACTAAAACGATTACTTCAAATATGTGACTTTTCGCCATAACCATTCTATTGGACCTTTACTGAATTTTTTCAAATAAAAATAGCAACCAATGACTTGTAAGCTATAAAAAATGATAACAATGAGATAGGATTGATATAATGGCAACTTGTTATATAACCCTAAGCCAAAGCCCATAAAAATAAATGTAAACATGATACTTTGAGTAATATAAACCGATAAGCTCAATTTACCGGGATACTTAAATATACGCATGATTTGTGCACCATGAACACTTTGACATAAATATACTATGAGTATAATATACCCTGCAGATACAATCGGGCCACCTACAGCATTGATAACAGCGAATGAACCATTATCATAATCAATAGCAAAAGGCATTTTAATACAATAGCCTAAAATAGCTATTAAACTCCCCCATTTCAAAAAGGATGAGCTTTTTGTTCGAATAAGTTCAATTAAATTCATCTTATATGCAGCAATACCGAAAAGGGCATAAGGTAAAAATTCCAGAAATGCAGATCCCATTAAAATATCCAACATACTATATAGATTCTCAAGAACGTTCAACTTTAAAAATGAATCATAGTGTCCATTCTGTTTAACATCGATAAATTGTTGCAGAGATATACCTAGATAGTTATTTTTCTCATAAACACCTTGCGTATAATTTAAAATGGCAAAAGGCACCACAAAGATAAGGATTTTAAACACAAATAAAATACTAGCTATTTTAATTAGCTTTTGGGCTTTCATTTTAATAAACAGTACTGCGAATAGCCCTGTAAATGCATAACCAAATAGGATATCACCTGAAAAGATAAACATACCGTGAATTACACCGATGACTAATAAAAAGCTAAGTCTTCTGTAGATCATTGGATAAAATCGAACTTTTCTGATTCGACTATGCTCAAACATCATACCAAGTCCATACCCAAATAAAAAAGTGAATATCGGATAAAATGAACCTATAACAAACAGTGTAATCAAATGGAGTAATACAGCATTAAAGCCTTTTACTGTCTGAGACATTGAAGCCATCTCGTACGGAAGACTAAAAACTAAAATATTCATTAAAATAATGCCGAAAAGACTTATTCCTCGCAAAGCATCTAATTCAAACATTCTTTGTTTCACAGGCACGTGTAACGCTCCTTTTTATCCTTCTATAGATAACTGACCAAATTTAAAGAAATACAAGAATCCTTTCACATCGGTCTTCAATATTGTTTCTAATGTATTACGATAATGATTCATTTGAACCTTATAGCGTTCTCTCAATTGAGCACCAATCTCTTCATCTGACATATTTCTTCGTCTATTAAAGGCATCCGTCTTATAATCTACAAAATAATATTGTCCCTCTTTCACAAATATAAGGTCAATCATCCCTTGAATAATTGAAGCATCTTCTTCACTATGCTTGTTATGGTCAACCTCATTTTGATTAACAACAAATGGCAACTCGCGATATATTTCGTCACTTTCAGCAATTAATTGATACAAGTCACTTGCTATAAAATTGTAGATATCATCAAATCGGATATCTTGTTTGGCATCTTCAGGAATAATATGTTGCGCTATCAGATGATCTACGAGACGGTTTACATCTTCTTCGGTTAATCTATCCTTATTAAAAGGTAAGTGTTGCATAACTGTATGCATTAATGTACCTATTTCATTCGCTTTTCTTTGCTTACTACGGCTTAAAAATGCCGGTCTCTCATATGAAGTAGAACCAATACGATATTGTCTAACTCTATCATAGTTCGTATCTGATTGTTCCGTCTCATGCTGACGCTTCAACTCCGAAACCGATTGCTTTGAGGGCTTTTCTATAGCTGATTGATATGGATATTCATAGCTTAATTGATTATGAATTTGAGCTTGAAGTGCTTCATTTTTCGAATGATTCATTTCTATATCTGCTACCGTGCGCTGTTCGCTTACATCAGTGACTGTTTCTGACGCAATATCTTCATAAAAATCAGTGTTTAATTGTACATATGGTCGCATGGCTTGATCAACGTCCTCTATCGTCTGTTCAAAGCGCAACTCATTTGGCAATGATGAAGACTGGTATTTGGCTAGTATTGGATAAATCATATCAATCGGTCGTTGTGCTGTTATGCGATAACTCACCGGTAAATGGGATTCCGATACGGATACTTGTTCAAACTGTGAAAGTGTTTTTTCATCTTTAACTCTACCAATTAAAAAAAGTTGTTCTTTTGCTCGTGTTAAAGCAACATAAATGAGTCGCATTTCTTCTGAAACCATCTCTTTTTCAGCAATCGCTTTATATGTCACTGAAGATAACGACGGATAAGATAAATTACTTTCAACATCATAATACGCCATACCTAAACCATAACTCTGATTTAATATAACCGGCCGATGTAAATCATCACGTCTAAACTTACGAGAAAGCCCAGAATATATAACAAATGGAAACTCTAGCCCTTTACTGCTATGAATTGTCATCATTCTAACAACATCATCGTTCGGTCCGACTATATTCTCTTCACCAAAATCTTTACCACGTTCAATAAGTTCATCAATAAAACGAATAAATTGATACAATCCACGAAAACTTGAGTTTTCAAATTCGACCGCTTTGTTAAATAATCCATATAAATTCGCACGACGACCTTTACCACCAATAATGCCGCTAAAGTACTGTATGACGTAGTGATCATTATAAAATTTATCGATGAGTTGATAAACTGGATGACTTTGACTATAGTCTTGATATTGTTCGATATCTTCAAGGAATGACGCAAGTTTAGCTACTAATTTTTTATTAGCTACATCATTGGCCATGTAATGCTTTATCGATTGATAAAAGTAATCATCGTTTGGGCTAAATACACGTATATTAGATAACTCATCCTCAGTAAATTGATAAATAACAGAGCGCATGAGACCGACTAAATAAATATCTTGTAAAGGATTATCTATAGTTCTTAAAAACGATAAAATCAATTGCACCTCAGTTTGTTCAAAATAGCCTTCCTTGCTGTTCACATGAAATGGGATATTATGATCCTTAAATGCTTGTTGAATTTTACGCGCTTGTCCATATGATCTTTCTAAAATCACAATATCTTTATAGCTCGGTTTTCGATATTGTTCCGTTTTAATATCATAAATTTCATGTTGCGACATTATTTTTTCAACTTGCTGTACAATATATTCTGCCTCTTGTTCTGACCCATTTAAGTCTGATGATGCATCTTCAATTAACATATTCAACTGTACATCATGTGGTTTATGATCAAACGGCGCCCCATAATATAACTGTGCTGCATCGTCGTAAACAATTTCTCCAACTGCCTCGTCCATCATATGCTTAAATAAATAATTCGTCGTTGTTAATACTTCTTCCCTTGATCGAAAGTTCTGAGACAAATCTATACGCATACCATGTTCAGACCCATCGAGCGTAAAACGATTATATTTCCCTATAAAAAGACTTGGGTCTGCTTGTCTAAATTTATAAATAGACTGTTTCACATCACCAACCATAAACAAATTACCATCCGCTTCGTCGCCACGTTTAATACATGCAATGATTTTTTCTTGCACACGATTGGTGTCTTGATATTCATCTACAAGGATTTCCTCAAATTGCTTGCGATACATATCCGCAATTTCTGACGGATTACCGTTTGAATCCATTAAAATACGCAAGGCAAAATGTTCATAATCAGAAAAATCCAGTAAGTTACGACTTCGTTTTTTCTGATTAAATTGTTCAATCACATCTGCTGTAACTTGCGCTAAATAAGCGACTCTTGGCGCTAAACGTTGCATATCAGTTTTTAAGTCAGCGGCTTCACGTGAAAAATAATCTTCTTGAACTTTACTCACTAACGCTTTGTAATCATCATAATGCTTTTTACCATCATCATAAGCATCGATCATCATTTCATTAGCTTCTTTTATCTTTTTATTTTTTGCAGGAAAACGTGATTCAAATTGATGTTCAGCAATTTTCTGTGTATTTAACAAGCCACCTTCCATCGCTTCTGCTAAGAAACGGCGTTCTTTATCTAATACAGCGACTTGTTTATCTACTTCTTCCAACATCATAAATAAATCGTAACTCTTATTGAGTGCCTCTAACGCAGAATTCATAAATATCATCGCTAAATCATTAAGCAAATTGAATAATGTTTCTTGCTGTGATTCATCTTCGTATGGTGTTGACAAATGTTGTAGCCAATTTAATGGATTTGGGTTAGCAACACTAAAGTAATACATTTCTTTAATGGTATTCCTTAATTGATCATCATTACGGTCAGATGATAATTGCTCTGTTAAATCAATAAAATGAGGATCCAATATATCATAATGACGTTCTAGCACTTCATCGATTGTTTGCTCTAGTAATAATATATTTTCCGCTTCACTGCTTGTTCTAAAATTAGGATCAATATCTAAGACATCATAATGTTGTTGAATGAGTTTCAAGCAAAAGCTATGTAATGTAGATATCTGTGCTTGATGTATTTTGACACGTTGATTTTTCAAATGTGCATTGTCCGGATTTTCAATTGAAGCTTCTTGAATGCGTTGATCTACACGTTGTTTCATTTCACGTGCACTTGCATTTGTAAAAGTAACCACAAGCAATTTATCAACATCAATTTCATCTCTGATAATGCGTTGAATGATGCGTTCAACAAGTACTGCTGTTTTACCCGAACCGGCTGCAGCTGCAACAAGAATATCCTGGCCTTTGGCATAGATACTCTTCCATTGGTTATCAGTCCATCGTGTCCCTGTTGGTTTCACTGGAATGGCATTCATCATTACTCACCCTCACTTTCTAAATCTACATCTTGGATTGCTTCAAGCGGATTGATTGATTCGTCAACTGTACGATATCGTTTACTATCAATCATGCCATCTACATGACAGACTGATTTATAATTACAAAAATCACATGGTAATGTTTGATTATATTTCATTGGTGCAACTTCGGTATGACCATCCATAATATTTGACGCTGTTTCAATAAAGTTCTGTTTATTATGTTTAATTAATTTATAAATTGTCTGTTCATCGGCAACTTTACTATTACTTTTAATTCCGCCATCCTTTTTCAAACCTAATGGTACAATATCGGAATTGTAACTTGGTTCTAATCGTGTATCAAACGCATCTAAGACAGATGTGGCACTATTTAATAAACCACTGAGTTTAAACGAATTAATAAATTCGGTGTCTCTTTTATCTTCACTTAATTGATTCCAAGCTAATTTAATACGTGGTTCATGTACGTGAAAATATAGTAGACCTCCTGGTTTAGTCATATCTGTTAAACCAAGTCTTGATTTATTTTGCAGAACAATATCCATATAAGTCATCATTTGCATTTGCAAGCCATAATATACTTTAGTTAAATCTAGTGTACCACTGTACTTAGATGACTTATAATCTATAATATTTACAAAACTTTCATCGCCTTGTTGGTATGTGTCGATACGGTCGATTTGACCGCGAATATTGATTGGTATACCTTGTTTCGTTTGCAATGGTGTTGCTAATAACTCACTTTGATCTTTAGGTTTTCTTCTAAAGCTAGCTTCAAAACGTTGTGGTGTAAACTTAGTATGACTTCCTTGGTATTTAAGTGCAGTCAATGTCGTCTCAACAATGGCACCAATGCGTTGCGACAAATAGCGATAATACGCCGTTGAATTAAGTAAATTAAATTGAACTTCTGGTAATATTTCACTCAATGCTTCTGTCGTTAGCTTGTGTATTTGTTTTGGATTTAAATTCTTAAAATCACCATTTACTTTTTCTGAAATGAATTTTAAAACCCGATGAAATATGTCGCCTAAGTCAAAATTTTCTAGTTTATATTTTGTACGTTCATTAAGTCTTAAACCATGAGAAGCAAAATGTTTAAATGGGCACGCCTGATATCCTTCAAAACGAGACACACTTGCATTAATGGTTGAGCCATATAATGCTTTGGATAATGATGGATTGAGTTGAACTGTCTGATTATCGTATGTTAAAGCAGAAAGTAAATAGGTTAAACCATCATTTAAGCGCGTATCATTTCTCATCACTTGATACGTATCTAACCAAGTTTCAGCTACCAATTCATCATCTAGCCATGCCTTCAAAGATTCAAAAAGCGCAATCTTAGTTTGATGAGGATGTTCCATTAACCTTAAAGGCTCTGCTTGATGTTGATGATGAATATTTTGTACTTCTAGATTTGTATACAATTGCTGAATTTGATGTAAGAATGGACTCGGCTCTTTCACATCACCACTCGCTCCCATCAATGCATATGAAAATGTGACATGCGCACGACTTCTTGTCATAGCAATATAACAAACAAATGCTTCATCCATTTGTAAAATATCAGCTGTGGGACTTAATTCGATTGATGACTGCTCTTGGAAATACTTTTTCTCTTCATCTGTAATTAAACTAGATGCAGTCACCGTTTGTGGCAACACGCCATCATTAGCCCCTACAAGGTAAACATGTTGTTTATTATCCACTTTCGCTAAATCCATAGTTCCAATACTCACTTGGTCTAATGTCTGAGGAATCATAATAAATTCTAGTTGTTCTAATCCAATATCAAAGAGTTCTAAGAAGCGCGTTTTTGACATGCTTTGATCATCAAATACTGTCACTAAATCATCTAGTATTTGTATAAGACCATTCCATATTTGATCTATCTCTTCGGCTTTTTTATGTTCACCATTAACGTCTAATGTATCTCTATCTGTCATTAATTGACTTGGCAAATCAAATGCTTCCATCGCTTCATAAAATGCAGTCGCAAAAGCGATCGCTGTGCTAGCATTATTTATTTTCTCCTCAAATAACATGACTTTTTTCATTACGTCATTTTTTAATTGAATGACACGCTCAAAGGTTTCGCGTTCTTCATCTGTTAATGGCTGGCGTTTCAAACCCATTTTTCTAAATTGTTCTATATCAAAGTATTTGTCGTCTATCCAACGCTTGCCATATATACCGCGCTCTAATACAAAGTTCTCTAATATATCAATAAGATATTGGCTATCTTTAAATTTTTTAGTTAAAATATTTGTTTTAAACAAACGCATTAATGGATCAAATTGCCATCCAGTTTGGATAACTTCTATAAGTGAACGTATCATTTCCATTATTGGATGATGCGTCATAGATGACTTCACATCTATGTTGTATGGTATATCGTACTGTGGCAATATAGATTCCATTAAATAAGCATATGATTCGTCTCTATATAAAATAGCAATATCTTGGAAACGACGACCTTGTTCACGATTTTCTCTTAAGATACGTCGCGCAACTTCGTTAATTTCTTCACGCATGCCAGAAGCTTCTAGAATTTCAACATTACCTTCTGTTGGAATAGGCTCAAACTGTAATGCATTGAAATTTTGTTCCAAGTGTTTCAAGTCGTTGTGTATGAATCGCTGCACATCCAAAAACTGTCTGCTATGTAATTGTATATTTAAATTATTCGCAATTTCTTCTATATGCGTCAATGATTCAGAGGGTTTTCTAAACAAACTAAAAAGATCTCTATCACCATCAGTCGTTAATACAATCGTCACCTTTTTCGCATATTTTACTAAACTTTGTATGATTTGATACTCTAATGTTGAAAAGTTGTGGAAACCGTCTATATAAATTTCTGCGCGTTTAAGCCACTCAGATTGGTCCATCATTTCTATAAACCGCTGCAAACTATCCTCTGTTGATACATATTCACCATTGATTCTATCTTCTAAGTGTTTGTATACCAATGCTATATCTTGTAATTTATGCTTTGTTCTCGTTTGTAAATTATTTTCCGCAATATACGTTTCTAATTGTTGTGGCGATACCGCATATTTTTTAAAATCCTGTATTTGTTCATATAGTTTCTCGCTAAAACCATAATATTTTACCTGTGATTGATATAACCTTAATTCAGACTGATGTTGTTGTATGATGTCATATATCATCATTTCTGTTCCTGCTTTTGATAATTGTTGTTCCATCAATCCGCCGACTTCTTGAAATACACGATAGCTCAAACGTTCAAAGTGCAATACCTCTGTTCTCAAACTACCATTTAATGTTTTGTCGTTTACAAATGCTTGTTCAAGTTGAAACGTATTTTGCGTAGGCGCAATTAATACTATCGGATCTCCTAATGGATCTTGTTTCATTTTTTCTTTAATTTCTTCAATAATCGCTTTTGATTTCCCAGTACCTGCTCTACCGATATACGCATTTAATTCCATTATCTACGCCAACTCCTTTGACTCACATTTTAACATATAAAGCTACCTGTTATGACTTCTTACACCTATCATAGTTAATTAATTACCATAAACATTTTACTTATTATATACGTCTATAAGCAATGTAGTAATATTTACATATCTACTTACCATTCACTATTTTTTTATTCACTTTATTATAAGACTGTACAAACTTAAAATATAAAAAATGAACTGGAAACCTACTTGGTCTCCAGTTCATTTTTAAATTATTGTAATAGACTATGAAATCATCTATTGGTGCGAGCGTTCTATCTCTTACGCAATTTATCTACTTTCCATAATCTGTATCAGGATTGAATCCAAATTTCATTTCATTTAGCGGCCAGAAACTGAATGATACCTTACCGACTATTTGATCTTCGTCAATTAAACCAAACGAACGACTATCTTTACTTACTTCACGGTTGTCTCCTAACACTAACAACTTACCTTTAGGAATTTTATTCTTTTCATCTACTTGATTGATATCTTTAGTTTCAAAGCTTCCTGTAATGTAATTATATTGTTTATGCTTCTTATTATAATCCAAGTAAGGTTCATCTACTTTTTTACCGTTAACGTACAATTCATCTTTCTTGTACTCTACGTTGTCACCTTCTGTACCAATCACACGTTTTACATAATCATTTTCTTTTGTAGCATGGAATACAACAACATTTCCTTTTTCAATGCCGCTTAAATTTTTAGAAAATAAATTTACAATCACACGTTCTCCATCTTTCAATGTCGGATCCATAGAGTCACCTTTAACTGTATACGGTTTAGCCACAAAGTTAACAATCAGCAATACTAATGCAACTGCTACTA
Protein-coding sequences here:
- the addA gene encoding helicase-exonuclease AddAB subunit AddA, which produces MMNAIPVKPTGTRWTDNQWKSIYAKGQDILVAAAAGSGKTAVLVERIIQRIIRDEIDVDKLLVVTFTNASAREMKQRVDQRIQEASIENPDNAHLKNQRVKIHQAQISTLHSFCLKLIQQHYDVLDIDPNFRTSSEAENILLLEQTIDEVLERHYDILDPHFIDLTEQLSSDRNDDQLRNTIKEMYYFSVANPNPLNWLQHLSTPYEDESQQETLFNLLNDLAMIFMNSALEALNKSYDLFMMLEEVDKQVAVLDKERRFLAEAMEGGLLNTQKIAEHQFESRFPAKNKKIKEANEMMIDAYDDGKKHYDDYKALVSKVQEDYFSREAADLKTDMQRLAPRVAYLAQVTADVIEQFNQKKRSRNLLDFSDYEHFALRILMDSNGNPSEIADMYRKQFEEILVDEYQDTNRVQEKIIACIKRGDEADGNLFMVGDVKQSIYKFRQADPSLFIGKYNRFTLDGSEHGMRIDLSQNFRSREEVLTTTNYLFKHMMDEAVGEIVYDDAAQLYYGAPFDHKPHDVQLNMLIEDASSDLNGSEQEAEYIVQQVEKIMSQHEIYDIKTEQYRKPSYKDIVILERSYGQARKIQQAFKDHNIPFHVNSKEGYFEQTEVQLILSFLRTIDNPLQDIYLVGLMRSVIYQFTEDELSNIRVFSPNDDYFYQSIKHYMANDVANKKLVAKLASFLEDIEQYQDYSQSHPVYQLIDKFYNDHYVIQYFSGIIGGKGRRANLYGLFNKAVEFENSSFRGLYQFIRFIDELIERGKDFGEENIVGPNDDVVRMMTIHSSKGLEFPFVIYSGLSRKFRRDDLHRPVILNQSYGLGMAYYDVESNLSYPSLSSVTYKAIAEKEMVSEEMRLIYVALTRAKEQLFLIGRVKDEKTLSQFEQVSVSESHLPVSYRITAQRPIDMIYPILAKYQSSSLPNELRFEQTIEDVDQAMRPYVQLNTDFYEDIASETVTDVSEQRTVADIEMNHSKNEALQAQIHNQLSYEYPYQSAIEKPSKQSVSELKRQHETEQSDTNYDRVRQYRIGSTSYERPAFLSRSKQRKANEIGTLMHTVMQHLPFNKDRLTEEDVNRLVDHLIAQHIIPEDAKQDIRFDDIYNFIASDLYQLIAESDEIYRELPFVVNQNEVDHNKHSEEDASIIQGMIDLIFVKEGQYYFVDYKTDAFNRRRNMSDEEIGAQLRERYKVQMNHYRNTLETILKTDVKGFLYFFKFGQLSIEG
- a CDS encoding fumarylacetoacetate hydrolase family protein, yielding MKFLSFRHEGQTSYGVKVKREEAAWDLKKVFADFAEGSFHPKTLLNGLQQNQVVDFQEQVRKAVVAAEDSGKGEDYKVQFSDIEFLPPVTPTNNVIAFGRNYQDHANELNHEVQRLYVFTKAASSLTGDNSTIPNHKDITDQLDYEGELGIVIGKSGEKIPKGLALDYVYGYTIINDITDRKAQNAQDQAFLSKSLTGGCPVGPYIVTKDELPTPEDVNIVTKVNNDIRQDGNTGQMILKIDELIEEISKYVALHPGDIIATGTPAGVGAGMNPPQFLQPGDEIKVTIDNIGTLTNFIADK
- a CDS encoding YisL family protein, whose translation is MLHMHIASWVLLIILFFAAYFNFSEKQGASPYFKPIHMLLRLFMLLVLISGFWVWIQSFSSGAAGGHMLLTLKMICGVAVVALMEVTITKRKKGQPSHGLMWTTIVVIILTMIIGIILPMGPITQMFGL
- a CDS encoding CoA-disulfide reductase; the protein is MNKIVVVGAVAGGATVASQIRRLDQESEIVVFEKDRDMSFANCALPYYLGNVVDSRNKVLEATPESFYEAKNIVVKPCHKVTSINDTENTITVYDRIQDTYFETHYDTLILSPGCSANSLNLDSPIAFTLRNMEDTDAIETFIKENQVKNALVVGTGYIGLEILDNLYERGISPTLIHRSTHINKLMDQDMNQAILDEMDKRDIHYRFNEEISKVVGNAVHFESGKVENYDLIIEGVGVKPNSEFIKNSNVTLDDKGYIPVNDQFQTNIPNIYALGDIITSHYRHVDLNAHVPLAWGAHRGASVIAEQLAGDHKIHFKGYLGSNIVKFFDYTFASVGVSPKELSNFDYAMVEANQGEHAGYYPGNTKLHLRVYFDKTNRRIIRAAAVGMKGVDKRIDVLSMAMMHKLTIDELVEFEVAYAPPYSRPKDIINMIGYKARNK
- a CDS encoding DUF418 domain-containing protein, with the translated sequence MPVKQRMFELDALRGISLFGIILMNILVFSLPYEMASMSQTVKGFNAVLLHLITLFVIGSFYPIFTFLFGYGLGMMFEHSRIRKVRFYPMIYRRLSFLLVIGVIHGMFIFSGDILFGYAFTGLFAVLFIKMKAQKLIKIASILFVFKILIFVVPFAILNYTQGVYEKNNYLGISLQQFIDVKQNGHYDSFLKLNVLENLYSMLDILMGSAFLEFLPYALFGIAAYKMNLIELIRTKSSSFLKWGSLIAILGYCIKMPFAIDYDNGSFAVINAVGGPIVSAGYIILIVYLCQSVHGAQIMRIFKYPGKLSLSVYITQSIMFTFIFMGFGLGLYNKLPLYQSYLIVIIFYSLQVIGCYFYLKKFSKGPIEWLWRKVTYLK